Within Verrucomicrobiota bacterium, the genomic segment GCAGGAGGACTCGCCCATGCCGTCCGGTAAGAAAGCAAATGTCCTGACGATCAGCCGCCCGGTAAGATCCGCAAATGTCTTGACAGGCGCCTACAGAAGGCATGGCCCAAGCTCCCGCCTGTCGTGCCTTCCTGGTCGTGGGGGATCGCCGCCGGGCCCGCCGGGGACGAGCTATCGCCCGGTCAGCGCGGCGGCGAATGCCTCGAGAAGCAGGGCTTCGTCACCGTCCAGCAGCGTGCGCGGATCGACGAGCACGTGGTCCTTCTGGATGCGCGCGAAGACGGGCGGCGACGAACCCCGCAGCCGCGCGGCAAGCGTCTCGGCATCGAGGGCAGGGCTGGCGACCGCCACGAGCCTTGTCGGGATGCTCTCCGTCGGCAGCGAGCCACTGCCCATCTGCGACGAGCCGTCTATCACCGCGACGTTCGCCTCGGGGGCGCACTCTCGAAGCGCCGCCGAAATCCGTTCGGCCTGCTCGCCGATCTCGTTGAAGGTTCTCGCCAGCATGCGCAGTGTGGGCAGTTCGCGCATTGCCACTGTCTCGTCGAGGAACAGCGTGAGCGTCGCCTCGAGCGCAGCGAGCGTGAGCTTGCCAACGCGCACGATGCGCGCGACCGGGTTCTTGCGGATGGCCGTGAGCCACTCGGCGGTGCCGAGGATGATGCCGCCCTGCGACGAGCCGATGAGCTTATCGGCGCTCGACATGATGAGGTCCGAGCCGGCGCGTACCGAGTCCTGGAGCCGCTCCTGCTCGTGAAAGCCGAACTGGGCGAAGTCGATGAGCGCGCCGGCGCCCACGTCGTCGATGAGCGGCAGGCCGTGGGCGTGCGCGATGGCGACCAGCTCCTTGAGCGGCACCTCGGCGCTGAAGCCCATGATCTTGTAGTTGCTCGGGTGCACGCGCAGGATGCCGGCCGTGTTCTCGCCGATGGCGCGCTCATAGTCGCGCGCGTGCGCCTTGTTCGTCGTGCCGACCTCGAGGAGCCGCACGCCTGCCGCCTCCATGACCTCGGGCAGGCGGAACGAGCCGCCGATCTCGACGAGCTGGCCGCGCGAGACGATAATCTCGCGGCCCTTTCCAACGGTGTTGAGCACGAGCGCGGTGGCGGCCGCGTTGTTGTTGACGACTGTTGCCGCCTCGCACCCGGTGAGCTGCTGGAGAAGCCACTCGATCCGCTCGTCACGGCGCGAGCGCTTGCCGGTCTCCACGCCGAGCTGGAGCACCGAATAGCCCGACAGCTCCTTCGCGATCTGGTTGAGGGCGGCCTTGGCGAGCACGGCCCGGCCAAGACCCGTGTGCAAGATGATGCCCGTGGCGTTGACGGCGTGGCAATAGTGGGGCTGCATGGCGGCCTGGGCTGCTTGCCGTGCTTGAGAGAGGATCTCCCGGCGCAGCGAAGCCTCGGTCGGCTCGTCCAGGGCGTCGGTCAGTATCGCCTGGCGCACGCTGTCGGCGGCGGTCCGGAGCGCATCGACGACGACGCGTCTCGGTAGACCGTCGCTCCAGCGCGCGAGGTCCTCGTCGCGCAAGAGCACATCGACGGCGGGGATCGTCTTGAGAAGCATTTCTCGTGTCGGGGGCATTCGGCTGTCTCCCTGGCGTGTGGCCGGGTCCGGGGCGCATTGTAGAATGGCGGGGGAGCCTGTTCAAGGGCCGTTGACAAGGCCGCCGCTTCGGTGTACCAGATTCCCTGCAATAGCTGGGCACCGGAGCAGCAGACGCGCGTCAGAAAGAAGCGCGGATAGCCTGTAACGGATGGACGCGAAGCGATGATGAGAAATGACAGACTTGCCATCCTGCTGATGAGGCAGGGCTGACCTGAAGGCAGTGGGCGCTCGTGTCGAGCGCCGTCACAGCCTGGTATTGGCCTGTCTCCGGCAAGAAGGCGTGGGATGCCATGCGCATACGTTGCGGAGGAGACAACGCGACTCGGCGACTAGCAGTGACAGGGAGCAGTGTGTCCGGGAGCGGAAGCGCGGTCTTTCGCCCCCGTTTTTTGTGCCCGCGTGCCGGGAGATACGGCGTCGTTCGCCACGGGCCGTCTTTCGATGTGAACCGACGAAGCCAGAGAGCAGTGAACACGGCTGTTGAATCTATGGGGGAGACAGTGCCATGAGCGAGTGCTGTGGAAAGAAGGATCCGCGTAACGAGGCGGCCAAGACTCCCGCGACGAGCGGTTCGCCTTGCTGTTCCTCGACGGAACCGAAGGCGATCCCGCCGTCGTCATGTTGCGGGTCGACCAAGCCGGAGGCGAAGCCGGCATCTTCCTGTGGAGGTGGGGGAGCGGCCGTCGCGTCGGACTGCCCGTTGACGTGGTTCGGGCGCATGATCCCCAATTGCCTCGAGTACGCGACGAAGGCCAAGGCCGAAGGGCGGCCGGTCGTTGGCATCATGTGCGAGTACACGCCACGCGAGCTCATCATGGCCGCCGGCGCGGTGCCCGTGTGCCTGTGCGGCGGCTCGGAGAAGACGATCGCCGACGCCGAGCACGATCTGCCGGCCAACCTCTGCCCGCTCATCAAGTCGACGTACGGCTATCACGTGCAAGGCTCGAACCCGTTCATCGAAATGGCCGACCTGCTCGTTGCCGAGACGACGTGCGACGGCAAGAAGAAGATGTACGAACTCATGGGCCAGACGCGGCCCATGGTTGTGCTCGAACTGCCGCAGAAGCCCAACGACCCGGACGCCTTCACGCACTGGGAGCGCGAGCTGCACAAGCTCAAGTCCGAGCTCGAGCGCCGTTTCGGCGTCGAGATCACCGACTGCAAGCTGCGCGCCGCCGTCGAGACGATGAACACGGAGCGCGCGCTGCGCCGCTCGCTCGCCGACCTGATGAAGGCCGACTCACCGCCGCTGACCGGGCGCGAGCTGCTCGAGCTCAAGAGCAGCATCTCGGGCATCCGGTGCGACTTCAAGCAGTACGAGCGCGCGCTCGGGACGCTGCCCGGGCGCCAGGCCGTGCCGGATGCCGCCACGCGCGTCCGCGTGCTCATGACGGGCGTGCCGATGGCGCACGGCGCGGAACGCGTACTCGACATCATCGAGTCGCACGGCGGTCTTGTCGTGGCGATGGAGAGCTGCGTCGGCCTCAAGCCGATTCTGGACGACGTGCGGTTGAACGGCGGCGGCCTCATGCACGCGCTCGCCGAGAAGTACTTCACGCTGCCCTGTTCGGTCATGACGACCAACGACAGGCGTCTCGATACGCTCGCCACGCTCGCGGCCGGCTACCGCGCGCAGTGCGTCGTCGAGCTGGTCTGGCAGGCGTGCCTGACCTACGATGTTGAGACGTATCGCATCAGACAGCTCGCCGAAGAGAAGCTTGGCGTGCCGTATCTGCGGATCGAGACCGACTACTCGCCGTCGGATTCGGCGCGCATCGGCGTGCGCGTCGAAGCGCTGTTTGAGACCGTGCGGAAAGGCGCGTGTTGAGGCCCGAAGCCGGACGCCAACGGAGGACGAGATGATCTGTGCCGGGATCGACGCTGGATCGCGAACGACGAAGGTCGTGCTCGTCGACGCGGCGAGCCGTGACGTAGTGGCATCTGGCGTTGTCGACCAGGGCGTGCAGCAGGATACCATCGCGTCGACGTTGCTCGACACGCTCCTTGCGGAGCGCGGCCTGACGCGCGATGCGGTGCGCCGGACTGTGGCGACGGGCTACGGCCGCAACGGGATTTCCACCGCCGACATGACGATCACGGAGATCACGTGCCAGGCCGTCGGCGTGCGCCGCGTCGCGCCCGAGTGCGCGACGATCGTCGACATCGGCGGGCAGGACAGCAAACTCATCCGGCTTGGGGCCGACGGCAGCGTCGAGGACTTCGCCATGAACGACCGTTGTGCGGCTGGCACAGGACGTTTCTTGGAGGTTGTGGCGTCGCGATTGGGTGTAACGCTCGACAAGCTCGTTGAGCTCGCGTCGCGCAGCACGAATCCGGCGTCGATCAGCAGCATGTGCGTCGTGTTCGCCGAGAGCGAGATCGTCGGCCTGCTGGCCGACGGGGCGAAGCCGGAGGACATCGTTGCCGGCGTCGAGGCCTCGATCGCGCGGCGCGTCGCGGCGATGGCCGGGCGCCGCACGAAAGGCCCCGTGGTGTTCACCGGCGGGGTCGCCCTCGTCGGCGCCATGCGCGCCGCCCTCGAAAACGTCCTGGGTCTCAACGTGAGCATTGCACCCACCCCCCAGCTCACCGGCGCACTGGGCGCCGCGCTGCTCGCGGCGCGGCACGGCTAAGCCGCAGCGTCAAATCAGGCGGGCTTCCTCGATCACGACTGTTGTACTGCCCCGGCCGGCTCTCTCGACAGCGCACAGCAGGTCGATCACGGGTGTCGGCGTCACCGCTCTCGGCAACTCGACCTGAACATGTGCGTTCTTGCCTGGCAGGAGCGTAGTCTCAAGGTTACCGCCATGTGCTGTGCAGATGACGACCTTGCGCTCGCGCCGGCTGCGGAGCTGCAGCGTGACGCCATCGCAGTCCTTGTACACAGGCCAGCACAGGCGCGCGTGTGGCATGAGCTCGTTCGTGCGGCGGCGGAGACCGTAGAGGTCGTTGGACCGATGACGGTCGTAGAGGATGTTGCGCCAGTTGGCCAAGCGCAGGAGGAACAGGCGCATGCTAAGGCGTGCACGCTGCAGGAGTGACAAGTCGCGCCGCTCTAGCGTGCTGCGCAGCTCGGTCGCGCGGAAACCGAAGTAGGCGTGTGGCCACCAGCCGGTCGCATGGCGGCGCAGCGTGCGGAAGATCTCGTTGAGGCGCGGGCGGCTGCCTGCTGTCGTCTTGGTCTCTGGGTAGACGCGCGTGGCGGCGATGAGCCTCGGCTCGAAGTGCACGCCGCAGCCGCTCTCGGCGAACCGGCACCAGAGATCCCAGTCCATCGCGTAGTGCAACGACTCGTTGAGCAGGCCGACGTCGAGCAGCGCGTCGCGCCGGAAGAACGTCGTCGGCTGCATGATGTAGTCCGAGCAGTTTCGCAGCCGGAACGCGTCGTAGGGCTCGACCTCGGTAAAGTAGCGCAGGAAGCCGCCGTCACGATCAACGAACACGCCGTGGCCATAGACCAGGCCGAGGCGTTCATCGGCGACGAAGCACTTCACGGCCGTCGAGACAGCGTCGGGGAAGTAGAGATCGTCCGAATTGAGCCAGGCAACGATCTCCCCCGTTGCCATGCGGAAGCCCTTGTTGATCGCGTGCGATTGGCCCTCGTCGGGCTCGGAGACCCAGCGGGCGATGCGGTCGCCGTAGCGCTTGATGATCTCCACGCTCCCGTCGGTCGAGCCGCCGTCGACGACGATGTATTCGATGTTCGGGTAGTCCTGCGCGAGCACGCTGCGGATCGTTTCCTCGAGAAACGCCGCGTGGTTGTGGCTCGGCGTGATGATGCTGACGAGCGGCTGACCGGTCATAGGCTCACAGTGCGGCTGCATAGTCGAGGAGGTTATAGCCGAAGCCTGGCGCGAGGGCAACGAGCGCCGCGCGAGCCATTTCTCGGCGTATTGCTGCAGATCGCGAAACGGTCTGCTTATGCGTCGCTGCAGATGGCGGAGCCATCTGCATACGTATCGCGGCTGCTATGCAACCGCGATACGCGGCATCCACATCGGCTCTTTGCCCATCTCGGCGTGGAGCAGCTTGAGCAGAAGGTGCGTCTTGAGCTCCATGTGCTCGGCGCTGTTCCACAGGTTGCGCACCTCGCCGGGATCGGCCTCGAGATCGAACAGCTCGCCGCAGTCGCGGTCATAGTAGACGGTGATCTTGTAGCGTCCGTCGAAGTAGGTCTTGAGGTGGATGGTCGTCGGCTGGTGGTGGTTCTCGACCACGACGTGCTTTCGCACGGTGTCCTTGGAGCCGAAGAACACATCGCGTTGGCTGACGCCCGTCATCGTGCGCGGCAAGTCGAGGCCGGCGACGCTCAGGAAGGTCGGCGCGAGATCAACGAGCGACAGCAACGCGCCGGTGCACCGGCCTGCCGGAACGCGTCCGGGCAGCCGCGCGATGAACGGCACCTTGATCATGTCGTTGTAGTGGAACGGGCCCTTCGCCGTGAGCCCGTGTTGGCCGAAGAAGTGACCGTGGTCGGTCGTGAACACGACGAGCGTGTTCTCAGCGAGGCCGAGCTCATCGAGCTTGGCGAGGATCGCGCCGATATACTTGTCCATGAGGCTGACCATGGCGTAGTAGACGGCGATGTCGCGCGCAAGGTCTTTGCGGTCGACAAGGTGCGAGTGCAGCCCATGCATGTAGTGGCCGCCGGGCTCCTGCCACGGCGAGAAGTCGGGTTTCGCCTGTTGCGTCATGGCGAAGTGCGGCGGGTTGGCGTCGTGCTCGCCGGGCGTGAGCGACGGTACGGTAAGCTTCGCCGGGTCGTACATCGTGTCCCATGGCTCGGGCACAAGGTAATCGGGGTGAGGATCGAAAAAGCTCGACCAGAGGAAGAACGGCTCGCCACGGTGCCGGTACTGCTCAAGGAGCGCGTTCGTCCGCTCGGCGATCCACGTGCTGTAATGATAGCGCTCGGGGATGAGCCACTTCCAGCGCTGCGTCTCGTTGTGGCCCGCGGGCGGGCGGAAGAAATCGCGCCAGTTGGCGCAGCCGTTCTCCTCGAGCCAGAGCACGTAGTGTGCGCCGACGCCGTTTTCGTCCGTGTGGCCGCGCGTCAGCTCGACGTGTTCGAAGCCGTAGTACGGGCCGTGAAAGCGCCTCCAAAACTCGAAGTCATGCAGCACGGGCAGCGTCTCGATCGACGCGTACTCGTCCGTGGTCTTGAGCGGCTGGAAGTGTGCTTTGCCGACGAGCGCGGTGCGGTAACGGGCGCGCTGGAGAACGTCGCCGACGACGGGCACGCTCTCGGGCAACCTTGTGCCCAGCGCCCATGCGCCGTGCTGGCTCGGGTAGGTGCCCGTAATGATCGAGGCGCGCGTCGGCGTACACGTCGGGTTGACGCAGAACGCATTGGTGAACACCGTGCCCTCGCCCGCGAGTGCATCGAGGTGCGGCGTGCGTATCTCAGGGTTCGTGATGCCGAGCGTGTTCCAGTGCTGCTGATCGCTTGTGATGAGCAGGATGTTGGGGGGCGTGTCGCTCATGTTGACTCTTCCTTGCGGGCTCCGCCTACCAGTTCCCTTCCCGGATCGGCAGCGGGTCCACGGTCCACGCCATCCGATCGCAGAGCCGCAGCATCATCTGATGTCTGATATCATGATGCGCCGGGTCGTGCCAGCGATTGTGCGTTTCGTTCGGATCCTCGTCGAGGTCGTAGAGCTCGCCGGCTAAGTGGCCCTGTGCGCCCGCACGGCCGTGCGGGACAACAAGCTTGTGGCGCTCCGTGCGCACCATGGTGAGATGGGCGGGCGTCTTGTAGTGCTGATTCGCGTTGTAGTACTCGCAATAGACGTCGTCTCGGTGGGTCGACGGATCGGCGTGCCCCGTGAGCACCGGCCATAACGAGCGGCCCTGCATGCCGGGCGCGCGGGGCAGGCCGGCGGCCTCGAGCAGCGTCGGCGCAATGTCCGTCAGCTCGGCCAGTGCGGTGCTCCTCCGGGCGGGCTCGATCCGGGCGGGCCACGAAACGATGAGTGGCACATGCACGGCGGGCTCGTAGAAGTAGGCGCCCTTGAGATAGATGCCGTGATCGCCGAGCATCTCGCCGTGATCGGACATGAAGAGCACGAGCGTGTTGTCGCGCTGGCCGCTTCGATCGAGCGCATCGAGCATCCGGCCGACCTGGTCGTCGATCAGGTCCACCATCGCCCAATACGCGGCGCGGATCAGACGGTGCTCGCGGTCGGACATGGTGTCGTAGGCGTACCCGGACGAAGTTCCCGCGTAGGCCCGCTGGTGATCGATCGCCTGCCAGACCGGCTTGCCGTCCAGCTCGCCGGGGAGGTAGTTGGGAAGCGGGATCTCGTCGAGACGAGCGAGGTAGCGTTCGAGGTGCTCGCGCGGCGGATCAAACTCGTGGTGCGGGTCGAAGATGTTGACCGAGAAGAACCACGGCCTGCCGGATCTATCCGCCTGCTCGATGAAGCTGATCGCCTTCTCCGCGCACCACGTGGTCTGGTGATGCTCGGCCGGCATGCCGGCCCACATGTGCTTGGCGCCCTCGACGGGCGTTCGCGTCAGCGCGACGCCCTTCTCGTCGAGCCACTGCATGTACTCGTTGCCGGGCCAGTCTGCACCGGGATGATGCGACCAATGAAACACGTCGTAGCCGTCGTTGATGCGCCGTTCGGTGTTCTTGCACACCGTGGGGTCGCAGGCTGAGATGTGCAGCTTGCCCGAGAGCCCGCCCGTGTAGCCGGCGTCGTGCAGGAGGCGAGTGACCAGCACCTCGTCGGCAGGGATCGACTGGCCGTTCTGGCGGCAGCGCGTCGTGCGCGGATAACGGCCCGTCAGGAAACTTGCCCGGCTTGGTGTGCACACCGGATTCTGGCAGAACGCATTCTCGAAGAGCACGCCGTCACGCGCCAGCCCGTTGACGTGGGGCGTTCTGACAAAGCCATTGCCCGTGCAGCCGAGTGTGTCGAAACGTTGCTGGTCCGTGCAGATCCAGAGGATATTGGGCCGCTGCGCCTCGCGAGTCATATCCCGCCCTTATGATCCGTCGTGGACGTCTGCCGATCGATCCTCAGCCTCCATGACACTCGGCCTGTTTCTACTTCGTTGCCTTCTTGCCGGCCGCCTTCCTGGCCTTGCGCGTCGGCTTGCGGCACCAGTCGGGGATGTACTTTGCGTCGGCCTCGAACAGCTCATCAGCCATCGCGCGGATCTCGGCCAACGATGCGACCGCCGCGGTCAGCGGATCGAGCATCATGGACTGGATGATCGCCTCGCGGTCGTGGTTCAGCAAGCCCAGGACGGCCATCTCGTGAACCGCCTGGTGCGCGCGGCACAGCGCTGCGCAGTGCTCGGGCAGCGCCCCAAAGTAGGTCGGCTGGTAGCCGGCTTTGTCGACAAGCACGGGCACTTCGACCACACCCGTCTGCAGCAAGTTCGTGATGAGGCCCGTGTTTGCCACGGTGCCCTGGAAAACGCGGGGCCGGTTGAGCGCGTGCGCCTCGATAATGTCGGCCGCGTACTCGTGGCTGCGGCCGAGTTTGATCTCGCGCTTGCCCTCGGCCATTTCCTTGCGTTCGCGGTCGGTCTTGACACGCCACTCGGGCCACACGTCGGCGTACCAGCCCGTCTGGCGGTTGTACTTGCGGTTGGCGAAGGTCTTGAGCAACTTCTTGGTGCGCCGGAAGTACGGCACGTACTCGGAGAAATGGCTGCTCGACTCGGTCACGTAATAGCCGAAGTGCTTGAGCATCTCGAAGCGCGCCGCATTACGCTCGTAGAGCTTCGGATCATCCTCGACCATCTGCAGCAGCTTCGGATAGAGGTCCTTGCCCTTGTGTTTCATCACCGTGAACCACGCGAGGTGGTTCAGCCCGCCGCACCGCCATTCCATCTCTTCCTTCGGAATGCCGAGCAGGTCTGAGAGCCATTTCTGGTCCCACTGCACCGAATGGCACAGGCCGACGAGCGGCTGGTCGGTCGAGCGCAGTCCGGCCAGCGTGATCATCGACATCGGATTGGTGTAGTTCATGATCTGCGCGTCCGGGCAGTAGCGCTTGGCGTCCTGGAGGATGTCGATGAACGCCGGCGCCGTGCGCAGCAGCTTCATGATGCCGCCGGGGCCGATCGTATCGCCCACGCACTGCTCGACGCCGTACTTGAGGGGGATGTCGTTGTCG encodes:
- a CDS encoding L-seryl-tRNA(Sec) selenium transferase, with amino-acid sequence MPPTREMLLKTIPAVDVLLRDEDLARWSDGLPRRVVVDALRTAADSVRQAILTDALDEPTEASLRREILSQARQAAQAAMQPHYCHAVNATGIILHTGLGRAVLAKAALNQIAKELSGYSVLQLGVETGKRSRRDERIEWLLQQLTGCEAATVVNNNAAATALVLNTVGKGREIIVSRGQLVEIGGSFRLPEVMEAAGVRLLEVGTTNKAHARDYERAIGENTAGILRVHPSNYKIMGFSAEVPLKELVAIAHAHGLPLIDDVGAGALIDFAQFGFHEQERLQDSVRAGSDLIMSSADKLIGSSQGGIILGTAEWLTAIRKNPVARIVRVGKLTLAALEATLTLFLDETVAMRELPTLRMLARTFNEIGEQAERISAALRECAPEANVAVIDGSSQMGSGSLPTESIPTRLVAVASPALDAETLAARLRGSSPPVFARIQKDHVLVDPRTLLDGDEALLLEAFAAALTGR
- a CDS encoding 2-hydroxyacyl-CoA dehydratase, whose translation is MIPNCLEYATKAKAEGRPVVGIMCEYTPRELIMAAGAVPVCLCGGSEKTIADAEHDLPANLCPLIKSTYGYHVQGSNPFIEMADLLVAETTCDGKKKMYELMGQTRPMVVLELPQKPNDPDAFTHWERELHKLKSELERRFGVEITDCKLRAAVETMNTERALRRSLADLMKADSPPLTGRELLELKSSISGIRCDFKQYERALGTLPGRQAVPDAATRVRVLMTGVPMAHGAERVLDIIESHGGLVVAMESCVGLKPILDDVRLNGGGLMHALAEKYFTLPCSVMTTNDRRLDTLATLAAGYRAQCVVELVWQACLTYDVETYRIRQLAEEKLGVPYLRIETDYSPSDSARIGVRVEALFETVRKGAC
- a CDS encoding 2-hydroxyglutaryl-CoA dehydratase, which translates into the protein MICAGIDAGSRTTKVVLVDAASRDVVASGVVDQGVQQDTIASTLLDTLLAERGLTRDAVRRTVATGYGRNGISTADMTITEITCQAVGVRRVAPECATIVDIGGQDSKLIRLGADGSVEDFAMNDRCAAGTGRFLEVVASRLGVTLDKLVELASRSTNPASISSMCVVFAESEIVGLLADGAKPEDIVAGVEASIARRVAAMAGRRTKGPVVFTGGVALVGAMRAALENVLGLNVSIAPTPQLTGALGAALLAARHG
- a CDS encoding glycosyltransferase is translated as MTGQPLVSIITPSHNHAAFLEETIRSVLAQDYPNIEYIVVDGGSTDGSVEIIKRYGDRIARWVSEPDEGQSHAINKGFRMATGEIVAWLNSDDLYFPDAVSTAVKCFVADERLGLVYGHGVFVDRDGGFLRYFTEVEPYDAFRLRNCSDYIMQPTTFFRRDALLDVGLLNESLHYAMDWDLWCRFAESGCGVHFEPRLIAATRVYPETKTTAGSRPRLNEIFRTLRRHATGWWPHAYFGFRATELRSTLERRDLSLLQRARLSMRLFLLRLANWRNILYDRHRSNDLYGLRRRTNELMPHARLCWPVYKDCDGVTLQLRSRRERKVVICTAHGGNLETTLLPGKNAHVQVELPRAVTPTPVIDLLCAVERAGRGSTTVVIEEARLI
- a CDS encoding sulfatase-like hydrolase/transferase, yielding MSDTPPNILLITSDQQHWNTLGITNPEIRTPHLDALAGEGTVFTNAFCVNPTCTPTRASIITGTYPSQHGAWALGTRLPESVPVVGDVLQRARYRTALVGKAHFQPLKTTDEYASIETLPVLHDFEFWRRFHGPYYGFEHVELTRGHTDENGVGAHYVLWLEENGCANWRDFFRPPAGHNETQRWKWLIPERYHYSTWIAERTNALLEQYRHRGEPFFLWSSFFDPHPDYLVPEPWDTMYDPAKLTVPSLTPGEHDANPPHFAMTQQAKPDFSPWQEPGGHYMHGLHSHLVDRKDLARDIAVYYAMVSLMDKYIGAILAKLDELGLAENTLVVFTTDHGHFFGQHGLTAKGPFHYNDMIKVPFIARLPGRVPAGRCTGALLSLVDLAPTFLSVAGLDLPRTMTGVSQRDVFFGSKDTVRKHVVVENHHQPTTIHLKTYFDGRYKITVYYDRDCGELFDLEADPGEVRNLWNSAEHMELKTHLLLKLLHAEMGKEPMWMPRIAVA
- a CDS encoding sulfatase-like hydrolase/transferase, producing the protein MTREAQRPNILWICTDQQRFDTLGCTGNGFVRTPHVNGLARDGVLFENAFCQNPVCTPSRASFLTGRYPRTTRCRQNGQSIPADEVLVTRLLHDAGYTGGLSGKLHISACDPTVCKNTERRINDGYDVFHWSHHPGADWPGNEYMQWLDEKGVALTRTPVEGAKHMWAGMPAEHHQTTWCAEKAISFIEQADRSGRPWFFSVNIFDPHHEFDPPREHLERYLARLDEIPLPNYLPGELDGKPVWQAIDHQRAYAGTSSGYAYDTMSDREHRLIRAAYWAMVDLIDDQVGRMLDALDRSGQRDNTLVLFMSDHGEMLGDHGIYLKGAYFYEPAVHVPLIVSWPARIEPARRSTALAELTDIAPTLLEAAGLPRAPGMQGRSLWPVLTGHADPSTHRDDVYCEYYNANQHYKTPAHLTMVRTERHKLVVPHGRAGAQGHLAGELYDLDEDPNETHNRWHDPAHHDIRHQMMLRLCDRMAWTVDPLPIREGNW
- a CDS encoding alpha-glucosidase/alpha-galactosidase, which translates into the protein MVKVTLLGAGSGFTQPLFTDILHIEGLDRGTLGMVDVDAKRLEVNIKLIEKLLKVAGKTSWKLEASTDRRDVLKGTDYLISTIEVNGMQCMRHDNDIPLKYGVEQCVGDTIGPGGIMKLLRTAPAFIDILQDAKRYCPDAQIMNYTNPMSMITLAGLRSTDQPLVGLCHSVQWDQKWLSDLLGIPKEEMEWRCGGLNHLAWFTVMKHKGKDLYPKLLQMVEDDPKLYERNAARFEMLKHFGYYVTESSSHFSEYVPYFRRTKKLLKTFANRKYNRQTGWYADVWPEWRVKTDRERKEMAEGKREIKLGRSHEYAADIIEAHALNRPRVFQGTVANTGLITNLLQTGVVEVPVLVDKAGYQPTYFGALPEHCAALCRAHQAVHEMAVLGLLNHDREAIIQSMMLDPLTAAVASLAEIRAMADELFEADAKYIPDWCRKPTRKARKAAGKKATK